In Populus nigra chromosome 10, ddPopNigr1.1, whole genome shotgun sequence, the following proteins share a genomic window:
- the LOC133705716 gene encoding elongator complex protein 1-like isoform X3, producing MFESSVSWRGDGKYFATLSEASDSSLMLKRIKVWERDSGALHSTSDSKIFMGAVLEWMPSGAKIAAVYDRKVENRCPDIVFYEKKGLGRSSFSIKEAVDAKVESLKWNCSSDLLASVVRCEKYDAVKVWFFSNNHWYLKHEVRYSRQDGVRFMWDPVKPLQFICWTLGGQITSYNFAWNSAVVENSIALAIDGSKILVTPLSLSLMPPPLHLFSLKFPSAVRDLALYSNNSKNSVAAFLSDGSLGVVELPDPDTWEELEEKEFGVEASISETGFGSFVHLTWLDSHILLAVSHYGFTQSNCASHSSMGEDGLSGFYLQEIELVCSEDHVPSLVTGSGWHARISHRNYLEGLVIGIAPNPAKKCSAFVQFDGGKIVEYASILGLAGTGGSTKHDDMSFSSSCPWMSAAQVSDSGSLKPLLFGLDDIGRLHFGGKVLCNNCSSFSLYSNLADQVITHLILSTKQDFLFAVEISDILHGELELKYENFVHTGNRRKEENMNFINIWERGAKIIGVLHGDAAAVVIQTTRGNLECIYPRKLVLASIVNALIQRRFRDALLLVRQHRIDFNVIVDHCGWQTFFQSASEFVKQVNNLSYITEFICSIRNENIMETLYKNYISTPYQNGGGDVQAKDIMGFDASSKVSALLLAIRKALEEQVSESPARELCILTTLARSDPPALEEALERIKVIRQMELLGSSDPRRMSYPSAEEAIKHLLWLSDSDAVFEAALGLYDVNLAAIVALNSQRDPKEFLPYLQELERMPSLIMSYNIDLRLHRFEKALRHIVSAGDAYYSDCMDLMNKNPQLFPLGLQLITDPAKKMQALEAWGDHLSDEKCFEDAATTYLCCSSLKNALKAYRACGNWSGVLSVAGLLKMEKNEIMQLAHDLCEELQALGKPREAAKIALEYLGDVNSGINLLISGRDWAEALRVAFMHSQENLVLTVKNGALDCASTLISEYKEGLEKVGKYLARYLAVRQRRLLLAAKLQSEERSMNDLDDDTVSEASSNFSGMSAYTTGTRKGSASSVTSSVTSKARDMRRQRKRGKIRPGSADEELALVEHLKGMSLTAGAKHELRSLLVTLVMLGGEEIARKLQFAVENFQLSQMAAVKLTEDTISTDIISEQAHNLERYVQKLRNELPNLDSFSWRYKVFISP from the exons ATGTTTGAGAGTTCTGTTTCATGGCGAGGTGATGGGAAATATTTTGCGACTTTAAGTGAAGCGAGTGATTCTTCTCTCATGCTTAAGAGGATTAAGGTTTGGGAACGTGATTCAGGTGCGTTGCATTCTACATCGGATTCAAAGATATTTATGGGGGCAGTTTTGGAATGGATGCCGAGTGGAGCGAAAATTGCTGCTGTGTATGATAGGAAAGTGGAGAATAGGTGTCCTGATATAGTTTTCTATGAGAAGAAAGGATTGGGGAGGAGTTCTTTTAGTATTAAAGAAGCAGTGGATGCAAAGGTGGAAAGTCTTAAGTGGAATTGTAGTTCGGACCTTCTTGCATCTGTAGTTAGATGTGAGAAATACGATGCTGTTAAGGTCTGGTTTTTCAGCAACAATCATTGGTATTTGAAACATGAAGTTAGATACTCGAGACAGGATGGAGTGAGGTTCATGTGGGATCCAGTAAAGCCTCTGCAGTTTATTTGCTGGACCCTTGGAGGCCAGATCACAAGTTACAACTTTGCCTGGAATTCTGCTGTGGTGGAGAACTCAATAGCATTAGCCATTGATGGCTCCAAAATACTTGTAACTCCACTTTCTTTATCACTGATGCCACCTCCCCTTCATTTATTCAGCCTCAAATTTCCAAGTGCAGTAAGAGACCTGGCTTTATATTCCAATAATTCTAAGAATAGTGTAGCTGCATTTTTATCAGATGGCTCTTTGGGTGTTGTAGAACTTCCTGACCCGGATACATGGGAGGAACTTGAAGAAAAGGAATTTGGTGTTGAAGCTTCTATTTCTGAGACAGGTTTTGGATCCTTTGTACACCTCACATGGCTGGATTCTCACATATTACTTGCTGTTTCGCATTATGGCTTCACTCAAAGTAATTGTGCATCCCACAGCTCAATGGGCGAGGATGGACTTAGTGGTTTCTATTTGCAGGAAATTGAACTTGTGTGTTCCGAGGATCATGTACCAAGTTTGGTAACTGGATCAGGCTGGCATGCAAGGATTTCCCATAGGAACTATTTGGAAGGGCTTGTGATTGGCATTGCTCCTAATCCTGCTAAGAAATGTTCGGCTTTTGTTCAGTTTGATGGAGGAAAAATTGTTGAGTATGCATCAATATTGGGCTTGGCTGGAACTGGAGGTTCAACAAAACATGATGACATGAGCTTTTCATCATCTTGCCCTTGGATGAGTGCGGCTCAGGTCAGTGACAGTGGGTCGTTAAAGCCCTTGCTTTTTGGTCTTGATGACATTGGGAGGCTGCATTTTGGTGGGAAAGTACTATGCAACAACTGCAGTAGTTTCTCATTATACTCTAATTTGGCTGATCAAGTAATCACACATTTGATACTTTCCACCAAACAAGACTTTCTCTTTGCTGTGGAAATCAGTGATATACTGCATGGAGAATTAGAGTTAAAATATGAGAACTTTGTTCACACAGGTaacagaagaaaagaagaaaacatgaacTTCATAAATATTTGGGAAAGAGGTGCCAAAATTATTGGTGTCCTGCATGGTGATGCTGCTGCTGTCGTTATACAGACAACTAGGGGAAATCTGGAATGCATTTACCCTAGAAAGCTTGTCCTTGCTTCAATTGTCAATGCTTTGATCCAAAGGCGTTTTAGGGATGCACTGCTGTTGGTCAGGCAACATAGAATAGATTTCAATGTTATTGTTGACCATTGTGGATGGCAAACTTTTTTTCAGTCAGCTTCAGAATTTGTCAAACAGGTTAACAATTTGAGCTATATAACTGAGTTCATTTGTTCCATAAGAAACGAGAACATTATGGAGACTCTATACAAAAACTATATCTCTACACCCTACCAAAACGGAGGTGGAGATGTTCAAGCTAAGGACATCATGGGTTTTGATGCTTCCAGTAAGGTTTCTGCTCTGCTCCTGGCCATAAGGAAGGCTCTTGAGGAACAAGTCTCCGAAAGCCCTGCAAGGGAGCTTTGTATTCTGACCACTCTGGCACGTAGTGATCCTCCTGCGCTTGAAGAAGCTTTGGAAAGGATCAAAGTTATTCGTCAAATGGAATTATTAGGTTCAAGTGACCCTAGGAGAATGTCCTATCCTTCTGCTGAAGAAGCTATAAAGCATCTGTTGTGGTTATCTGATTCTGATGCTGTATTCGAAGCTGCCTTGGGACTTTATGATGTGAACCTTGCAGCTATTGTGGCACTGAACTCTCAACGAGACCCCAAGGAATTTCTTCCTTATCTACAAGAATTAGAACGCATGCCAAGCCTCATAATGAGCTACAATATCGACCTTCGGTTACACCGGTTTGAGAAGGCTCTCCGACATATTGTTTCTGCTGGTGACGCTTATTATTCAGATTGTATGGACCTCATGAACAAAAATCCTCAATTATTTCCTCTGGGTCTTCAATTGATTACTGATCCTGCAAAAAAAATGCAAGCCCTTGAGGCCTGGGGTGATCATCTTAGTGATGAGAAATGCTTTGAGGATGCCGCAACAACTTATCTGTGTTGTTCCAGTTTGAAAAATGCCTTGAAGGCATATCGTGCTTGTGGTAATTGGAGTGGGGTGCTTTCTGTTGCTGGGCTccttaaaatggaaaaaaatgagATAATGCAACTTGCTCATGATCTTTGTGAAGAGCTCCAAGCACTTGGTAAACCAAGAGAGGCTGCCAAAATTGCTCTGGAGTATTTGGGAGATGTTAACAGTGggattaatttgttaattagtggAAGGGACTGGGCGGAGGCTTTGAGGGTTGCTTTTATGCATAGTCAAGAGAATCTGGTATTGACAGTGAAGAATGGAGCTTTGGATTGTGCAAGCACGCTAATCAGTGAATACAAGGAAGGTTTGGAGAAGGTAGGGAAGTACTTGGCTCGTTATTTAGCTGTTCGACAGAGAAGATTACTTCTGGCAGCAAAGCTTCAGTCAGAGGAAAGGTCAATGAATGATCTGGATGACGATACTGTTTCAGAAGCTAGCAGTAATTTCAGTGGCATGAGTGCCTACACCACAGG AACAAGGAAGGGCTCTGCCTCTTCTGTGACCTCCAGTGTCACTAGTAAGGCTAGAGACATGAGGCGTCAACGGAAAAGAGGAAAGATTCGCCCTGGCAG TGCTGATGAGGAGTTAGCACTGGTAGAGCATTTGAAAGGCATGTCTCTAACAGCTGGAGCAAAGCATGAGCTTAGATCTTTATTAGTTACACTTGTGATGCTTGGTGGTGAAGAGATTGCAAGAAAGCTCCAATTTGCTGTAGAGAATTTTCAACTGTCTCAGATGGCAGCAGTCAAACTAACTGAAGATACGATTTCTACCGATATCATAAGTGAGCAGGCACACAATTTGGAGCGATATGTTCAAAAATTGAGAAACGAACTGCCAAATTTAGATTCGTTTTCTTGGCGATATAAAGTATTCATTTCTCCTTGA
- the LOC133705716 gene encoding elongator complex protein 1-like isoform X2: protein MKNLKLHSVISQNLELQSQQEVLLFSAFDFERNRLFFASSNNFIYTADLSSIQNGKSKSLLLASSVVNQIELEDGDLITAFDYLLEKEALIIGTENGLLLLHNVDHNSTEIVGQVNGGVKCISPSPDGDLLAILTGFRQMLVMTHDWDLLHETAVGDGDGAGLDVSEFDGKDMFESSVSWRGDGKYFATLSEASDSSLMLKRIKVWERDSGALHSTSDSKIFMGAVLEWMPSGAKIAAVYDRKVENRCPDIVFYEKKGLGRSSFSIKEAVDAKVESLKWNCSSDLLASVVRCEKYDAVKVWFFSNNHWYLKHEVRYSRQDGVRFMWDPVKPLQFICWTLGGQITSYNFAWNSAVVENSIALAIDGSKILVTPLSLSLMPPPLHLFSLKFPSAVRDLALYSNNSKNSVAAFLSDGSLGVVELPDPDTWEELEEKEFGVEASISETGFGSFVHLTWLDSHILLAVSHYGFTQSNCASHSSMGEDGLSGFYLQEIELVCSEDHVPSLVTGSGWHARISHRNYLEGLVIGIAPNPAKKCSAFVQFDGGKIVEYASILGLAGTGGSTKHDDMSFSSSCPWMSAAQVSDSGSLKPLLFGLDDIGRLHFGGKVLCNNCSSFSLYSNLADQVITHLILSTKQDFLFAVEISDILHGELELKYENFVHTGNRRKEENMNFINIWERGAKIIGVLHGDAAAVVIQTTRGNLECIYPRKLVLASIVNALIQRRFRDALLLVRQHRIDFNVIVDHCGWQTFFQSASEFVKQVNNLSYITEFICSIRNENIMETLYKNYISTPYQNGGGDVQAKDIMGFDASSKVSALLLAIRKALEEQVSESPARELCILTTLARSDPPALEEALERIKVIRQMELLGSSDPRRMSYPSAEEAIKHLLWLSDSDAVFEAALGLYDVNLAAIVALNSQRDPKEFLPYLQELERMPSLIMSYNIDLRLHRFEKALRHIVSAGDAYYSDCMDLMNKNPQLFPLGLQLITDPAKKMQALEAWGDHLSDEKCFEDAATTYLCCSSLKNALKAYRACGNWSGVLSVAGLLKMEKNEIMQLAHDLCEELQALGKPREAAKIALEYLGDVNSGINLLISGRDWAEALRVAFMHSQENLVLTVKNGALDCASTLISEYKEGLEKVGKYLARYLAVRQRRLLLAAKLQSEERSMNDLDDDTVSEASSNFSGMSAYTTGTRKGSASSVTSSVTSKARDMRRQRKRGKIRPGRLYYCWPCSSRI, encoded by the exons atgaaaaacctgAAGCTACACTCGGTGATCTCTCAGAATCTGGAATTACAATCGCAGCAAGAAGTTCTCCTCTTCTCCGCTTTCGACTTCGAACGCAACCGTCTCTTCTTCGCTTCCTCCAACAATTTCATTTACACAGCTGATCTTTCTTCTATCCAA AATGGAAAATCGAAAAGCTTGCTGTTAGCGTCGTCGGTGGTTAATCAAATTGAATTGGAAGATGGAGACTTAATTACGGCATTTGATTATCTATTGGAGAAAGAAGCCTTAATTATTGGAACGGAAAATGGTCTTTTATTATTGCATAATGTTGATCATAATTCTACTGAAATCGTTGGTCAAGTCAATGGCGGTGTTAAGTGTATCTCGCCGAGTCCTGACGGCGATTTGCTTGCTATCCTCACTGGTTTCCGACAAATGCTAGTTATGACTCATGATTGGGATTTGTTGCATGAAACCGCAgttggtgatggtgatggtgctgGTCTTGACGTAA GTGAATTTGATGGCAAGGATATGTTTGAGAGTTCTGTTTCATGGCGAGGTGATGGGAAATATTTTGCGACTTTAAGTGAAGCGAGTGATTCTTCTCTCATGCTTAAGAGGATTAAGGTTTGGGAACGTGATTCAGGTGCGTTGCATTCTACATCGGATTCAAAGATATTTATGGGGGCAGTTTTGGAATGGATGCCGAGTGGAGCGAAAATTGCTGCTGTGTATGATAGGAAAGTGGAGAATAGGTGTCCTGATATAGTTTTCTATGAGAAGAAAGGATTGGGGAGGAGTTCTTTTAGTATTAAAGAAGCAGTGGATGCAAAGGTGGAAAGTCTTAAGTGGAATTGTAGTTCGGACCTTCTTGCATCTGTAGTTAGATGTGAGAAATACGATGCTGTTAAGGTCTGGTTTTTCAGCAACAATCATTGGTATTTGAAACATGAAGTTAGATACTCGAGACAGGATGGAGTGAGGTTCATGTGGGATCCAGTAAAGCCTCTGCAGTTTATTTGCTGGACCCTTGGAGGCCAGATCACAAGTTACAACTTTGCCTGGAATTCTGCTGTGGTGGAGAACTCAATAGCATTAGCCATTGATGGCTCCAAAATACTTGTAACTCCACTTTCTTTATCACTGATGCCACCTCCCCTTCATTTATTCAGCCTCAAATTTCCAAGTGCAGTAAGAGACCTGGCTTTATATTCCAATAATTCTAAGAATAGTGTAGCTGCATTTTTATCAGATGGCTCTTTGGGTGTTGTAGAACTTCCTGACCCGGATACATGGGAGGAACTTGAAGAAAAGGAATTTGGTGTTGAAGCTTCTATTTCTGAGACAGGTTTTGGATCCTTTGTACACCTCACATGGCTGGATTCTCACATATTACTTGCTGTTTCGCATTATGGCTTCACTCAAAGTAATTGTGCATCCCACAGCTCAATGGGCGAGGATGGACTTAGTGGTTTCTATTTGCAGGAAATTGAACTTGTGTGTTCCGAGGATCATGTACCAAGTTTGGTAACTGGATCAGGCTGGCATGCAAGGATTTCCCATAGGAACTATTTGGAAGGGCTTGTGATTGGCATTGCTCCTAATCCTGCTAAGAAATGTTCGGCTTTTGTTCAGTTTGATGGAGGAAAAATTGTTGAGTATGCATCAATATTGGGCTTGGCTGGAACTGGAGGTTCAACAAAACATGATGACATGAGCTTTTCATCATCTTGCCCTTGGATGAGTGCGGCTCAGGTCAGTGACAGTGGGTCGTTAAAGCCCTTGCTTTTTGGTCTTGATGACATTGGGAGGCTGCATTTTGGTGGGAAAGTACTATGCAACAACTGCAGTAGTTTCTCATTATACTCTAATTTGGCTGATCAAGTAATCACACATTTGATACTTTCCACCAAACAAGACTTTCTCTTTGCTGTGGAAATCAGTGATATACTGCATGGAGAATTAGAGTTAAAATATGAGAACTTTGTTCACACAGGTaacagaagaaaagaagaaaacatgaacTTCATAAATATTTGGGAAAGAGGTGCCAAAATTATTGGTGTCCTGCATGGTGATGCTGCTGCTGTCGTTATACAGACAACTAGGGGAAATCTGGAATGCATTTACCCTAGAAAGCTTGTCCTTGCTTCAATTGTCAATGCTTTGATCCAAAGGCGTTTTAGGGATGCACTGCTGTTGGTCAGGCAACATAGAATAGATTTCAATGTTATTGTTGACCATTGTGGATGGCAAACTTTTTTTCAGTCAGCTTCAGAATTTGTCAAACAGGTTAACAATTTGAGCTATATAACTGAGTTCATTTGTTCCATAAGAAACGAGAACATTATGGAGACTCTATACAAAAACTATATCTCTACACCCTACCAAAACGGAGGTGGAGATGTTCAAGCTAAGGACATCATGGGTTTTGATGCTTCCAGTAAGGTTTCTGCTCTGCTCCTGGCCATAAGGAAGGCTCTTGAGGAACAAGTCTCCGAAAGCCCTGCAAGGGAGCTTTGTATTCTGACCACTCTGGCACGTAGTGATCCTCCTGCGCTTGAAGAAGCTTTGGAAAGGATCAAAGTTATTCGTCAAATGGAATTATTAGGTTCAAGTGACCCTAGGAGAATGTCCTATCCTTCTGCTGAAGAAGCTATAAAGCATCTGTTGTGGTTATCTGATTCTGATGCTGTATTCGAAGCTGCCTTGGGACTTTATGATGTGAACCTTGCAGCTATTGTGGCACTGAACTCTCAACGAGACCCCAAGGAATTTCTTCCTTATCTACAAGAATTAGAACGCATGCCAAGCCTCATAATGAGCTACAATATCGACCTTCGGTTACACCGGTTTGAGAAGGCTCTCCGACATATTGTTTCTGCTGGTGACGCTTATTATTCAGATTGTATGGACCTCATGAACAAAAATCCTCAATTATTTCCTCTGGGTCTTCAATTGATTACTGATCCTGCAAAAAAAATGCAAGCCCTTGAGGCCTGGGGTGATCATCTTAGTGATGAGAAATGCTTTGAGGATGCCGCAACAACTTATCTGTGTTGTTCCAGTTTGAAAAATGCCTTGAAGGCATATCGTGCTTGTGGTAATTGGAGTGGGGTGCTTTCTGTTGCTGGGCTccttaaaatggaaaaaaatgagATAATGCAACTTGCTCATGATCTTTGTGAAGAGCTCCAAGCACTTGGTAAACCAAGAGAGGCTGCCAAAATTGCTCTGGAGTATTTGGGAGATGTTAACAGTGggattaatttgttaattagtggAAGGGACTGGGCGGAGGCTTTGAGGGTTGCTTTTATGCATAGTCAAGAGAATCTGGTATTGACAGTGAAGAATGGAGCTTTGGATTGTGCAAGCACGCTAATCAGTGAATACAAGGAAGGTTTGGAGAAGGTAGGGAAGTACTTGGCTCGTTATTTAGCTGTTCGACAGAGAAGATTACTTCTGGCAGCAAAGCTTCAGTCAGAGGAAAGGTCAATGAATGATCTGGATGACGATACTGTTTCAGAAGCTAGCAGTAATTTCAGTGGCATGAGTGCCTACACCACAGG AACAAGGAAGGGCTCTGCCTCTTCTGTGACCTCCAGTGTCACTAGTAAGGCTAGAGACATGAGGCGTCAACGGAAAAGAGGAAAGATTCGCCCTGGCAG GTTGTATTATTGCTGGCCATGTAGTTCCAGGATCTGA
- the LOC133705716 gene encoding elongator complex protein 1-like isoform X1 — protein sequence MKNLKLHSVISQNLELQSQQEVLLFSAFDFERNRLFFASSNNFIYTADLSSIQNGKSKSLLLASSVVNQIELEDGDLITAFDYLLEKEALIIGTENGLLLLHNVDHNSTEIVGQVNGGVKCISPSPDGDLLAILTGFRQMLVMTHDWDLLHETAVGDGDGAGLDVSEFDGKDMFESSVSWRGDGKYFATLSEASDSSLMLKRIKVWERDSGALHSTSDSKIFMGAVLEWMPSGAKIAAVYDRKVENRCPDIVFYEKKGLGRSSFSIKEAVDAKVESLKWNCSSDLLASVVRCEKYDAVKVWFFSNNHWYLKHEVRYSRQDGVRFMWDPVKPLQFICWTLGGQITSYNFAWNSAVVENSIALAIDGSKILVTPLSLSLMPPPLHLFSLKFPSAVRDLALYSNNSKNSVAAFLSDGSLGVVELPDPDTWEELEEKEFGVEASISETGFGSFVHLTWLDSHILLAVSHYGFTQSNCASHSSMGEDGLSGFYLQEIELVCSEDHVPSLVTGSGWHARISHRNYLEGLVIGIAPNPAKKCSAFVQFDGGKIVEYASILGLAGTGGSTKHDDMSFSSSCPWMSAAQVSDSGSLKPLLFGLDDIGRLHFGGKVLCNNCSSFSLYSNLADQVITHLILSTKQDFLFAVEISDILHGELELKYENFVHTGNRRKEENMNFINIWERGAKIIGVLHGDAAAVVIQTTRGNLECIYPRKLVLASIVNALIQRRFRDALLLVRQHRIDFNVIVDHCGWQTFFQSASEFVKQVNNLSYITEFICSIRNENIMETLYKNYISTPYQNGGGDVQAKDIMGFDASSKVSALLLAIRKALEEQVSESPARELCILTTLARSDPPALEEALERIKVIRQMELLGSSDPRRMSYPSAEEAIKHLLWLSDSDAVFEAALGLYDVNLAAIVALNSQRDPKEFLPYLQELERMPSLIMSYNIDLRLHRFEKALRHIVSAGDAYYSDCMDLMNKNPQLFPLGLQLITDPAKKMQALEAWGDHLSDEKCFEDAATTYLCCSSLKNALKAYRACGNWSGVLSVAGLLKMEKNEIMQLAHDLCEELQALGKPREAAKIALEYLGDVNSGINLLISGRDWAEALRVAFMHSQENLVLTVKNGALDCASTLISEYKEGLEKVGKYLARYLAVRQRRLLLAAKLQSEERSMNDLDDDTVSEASSNFSGMSAYTTGTRKGSASSVTSSVTSKARDMRRQRKRGKIRPGSADEELALVEHLKGMSLTAGAKHELRSLLVTLVMLGGEEIARKLQFAVENFQLSQMAAVKLTEDTISTDIISEQAHNLERYVQKLRNELPNLDSFSWRYKVFISP from the exons atgaaaaacctgAAGCTACACTCGGTGATCTCTCAGAATCTGGAATTACAATCGCAGCAAGAAGTTCTCCTCTTCTCCGCTTTCGACTTCGAACGCAACCGTCTCTTCTTCGCTTCCTCCAACAATTTCATTTACACAGCTGATCTTTCTTCTATCCAA AATGGAAAATCGAAAAGCTTGCTGTTAGCGTCGTCGGTGGTTAATCAAATTGAATTGGAAGATGGAGACTTAATTACGGCATTTGATTATCTATTGGAGAAAGAAGCCTTAATTATTGGAACGGAAAATGGTCTTTTATTATTGCATAATGTTGATCATAATTCTACTGAAATCGTTGGTCAAGTCAATGGCGGTGTTAAGTGTATCTCGCCGAGTCCTGACGGCGATTTGCTTGCTATCCTCACTGGTTTCCGACAAATGCTAGTTATGACTCATGATTGGGATTTGTTGCATGAAACCGCAgttggtgatggtgatggtgctgGTCTTGACGTAA GTGAATTTGATGGCAAGGATATGTTTGAGAGTTCTGTTTCATGGCGAGGTGATGGGAAATATTTTGCGACTTTAAGTGAAGCGAGTGATTCTTCTCTCATGCTTAAGAGGATTAAGGTTTGGGAACGTGATTCAGGTGCGTTGCATTCTACATCGGATTCAAAGATATTTATGGGGGCAGTTTTGGAATGGATGCCGAGTGGAGCGAAAATTGCTGCTGTGTATGATAGGAAAGTGGAGAATAGGTGTCCTGATATAGTTTTCTATGAGAAGAAAGGATTGGGGAGGAGTTCTTTTAGTATTAAAGAAGCAGTGGATGCAAAGGTGGAAAGTCTTAAGTGGAATTGTAGTTCGGACCTTCTTGCATCTGTAGTTAGATGTGAGAAATACGATGCTGTTAAGGTCTGGTTTTTCAGCAACAATCATTGGTATTTGAAACATGAAGTTAGATACTCGAGACAGGATGGAGTGAGGTTCATGTGGGATCCAGTAAAGCCTCTGCAGTTTATTTGCTGGACCCTTGGAGGCCAGATCACAAGTTACAACTTTGCCTGGAATTCTGCTGTGGTGGAGAACTCAATAGCATTAGCCATTGATGGCTCCAAAATACTTGTAACTCCACTTTCTTTATCACTGATGCCACCTCCCCTTCATTTATTCAGCCTCAAATTTCCAAGTGCAGTAAGAGACCTGGCTTTATATTCCAATAATTCTAAGAATAGTGTAGCTGCATTTTTATCAGATGGCTCTTTGGGTGTTGTAGAACTTCCTGACCCGGATACATGGGAGGAACTTGAAGAAAAGGAATTTGGTGTTGAAGCTTCTATTTCTGAGACAGGTTTTGGATCCTTTGTACACCTCACATGGCTGGATTCTCACATATTACTTGCTGTTTCGCATTATGGCTTCACTCAAAGTAATTGTGCATCCCACAGCTCAATGGGCGAGGATGGACTTAGTGGTTTCTATTTGCAGGAAATTGAACTTGTGTGTTCCGAGGATCATGTACCAAGTTTGGTAACTGGATCAGGCTGGCATGCAAGGATTTCCCATAGGAACTATTTGGAAGGGCTTGTGATTGGCATTGCTCCTAATCCTGCTAAGAAATGTTCGGCTTTTGTTCAGTTTGATGGAGGAAAAATTGTTGAGTATGCATCAATATTGGGCTTGGCTGGAACTGGAGGTTCAACAAAACATGATGACATGAGCTTTTCATCATCTTGCCCTTGGATGAGTGCGGCTCAGGTCAGTGACAGTGGGTCGTTAAAGCCCTTGCTTTTTGGTCTTGATGACATTGGGAGGCTGCATTTTGGTGGGAAAGTACTATGCAACAACTGCAGTAGTTTCTCATTATACTCTAATTTGGCTGATCAAGTAATCACACATTTGATACTTTCCACCAAACAAGACTTTCTCTTTGCTGTGGAAATCAGTGATATACTGCATGGAGAATTAGAGTTAAAATATGAGAACTTTGTTCACACAGGTaacagaagaaaagaagaaaacatgaacTTCATAAATATTTGGGAAAGAGGTGCCAAAATTATTGGTGTCCTGCATGGTGATGCTGCTGCTGTCGTTATACAGACAACTAGGGGAAATCTGGAATGCATTTACCCTAGAAAGCTTGTCCTTGCTTCAATTGTCAATGCTTTGATCCAAAGGCGTTTTAGGGATGCACTGCTGTTGGTCAGGCAACATAGAATAGATTTCAATGTTATTGTTGACCATTGTGGATGGCAAACTTTTTTTCAGTCAGCTTCAGAATTTGTCAAACAGGTTAACAATTTGAGCTATATAACTGAGTTCATTTGTTCCATAAGAAACGAGAACATTATGGAGACTCTATACAAAAACTATATCTCTACACCCTACCAAAACGGAGGTGGAGATGTTCAAGCTAAGGACATCATGGGTTTTGATGCTTCCAGTAAGGTTTCTGCTCTGCTCCTGGCCATAAGGAAGGCTCTTGAGGAACAAGTCTCCGAAAGCCCTGCAAGGGAGCTTTGTATTCTGACCACTCTGGCACGTAGTGATCCTCCTGCGCTTGAAGAAGCTTTGGAAAGGATCAAAGTTATTCGTCAAATGGAATTATTAGGTTCAAGTGACCCTAGGAGAATGTCCTATCCTTCTGCTGAAGAAGCTATAAAGCATCTGTTGTGGTTATCTGATTCTGATGCTGTATTCGAAGCTGCCTTGGGACTTTATGATGTGAACCTTGCAGCTATTGTGGCACTGAACTCTCAACGAGACCCCAAGGAATTTCTTCCTTATCTACAAGAATTAGAACGCATGCCAAGCCTCATAATGAGCTACAATATCGACCTTCGGTTACACCGGTTTGAGAAGGCTCTCCGACATATTGTTTCTGCTGGTGACGCTTATTATTCAGATTGTATGGACCTCATGAACAAAAATCCTCAATTATTTCCTCTGGGTCTTCAATTGATTACTGATCCTGCAAAAAAAATGCAAGCCCTTGAGGCCTGGGGTGATCATCTTAGTGATGAGAAATGCTTTGAGGATGCCGCAACAACTTATCTGTGTTGTTCCAGTTTGAAAAATGCCTTGAAGGCATATCGTGCTTGTGGTAATTGGAGTGGGGTGCTTTCTGTTGCTGGGCTccttaaaatggaaaaaaatgagATAATGCAACTTGCTCATGATCTTTGTGAAGAGCTCCAAGCACTTGGTAAACCAAGAGAGGCTGCCAAAATTGCTCTGGAGTATTTGGGAGATGTTAACAGTGggattaatttgttaattagtggAAGGGACTGGGCGGAGGCTTTGAGGGTTGCTTTTATGCATAGTCAAGAGAATCTGGTATTGACAGTGAAGAATGGAGCTTTGGATTGTGCAAGCACGCTAATCAGTGAATACAAGGAAGGTTTGGAGAAGGTAGGGAAGTACTTGGCTCGTTATTTAGCTGTTCGACAGAGAAGATTACTTCTGGCAGCAAAGCTTCAGTCAGAGGAAAGGTCAATGAATGATCTGGATGACGATACTGTTTCAGAAGCTAGCAGTAATTTCAGTGGCATGAGTGCCTACACCACAGG AACAAGGAAGGGCTCTGCCTCTTCTGTGACCTCCAGTGTCACTAGTAAGGCTAGAGACATGAGGCGTCAACGGAAAAGAGGAAAGATTCGCCCTGGCAG TGCTGATGAGGAGTTAGCACTGGTAGAGCATTTGAAAGGCATGTCTCTAACAGCTGGAGCAAAGCATGAGCTTAGATCTTTATTAGTTACACTTGTGATGCTTGGTGGTGAAGAGATTGCAAGAAAGCTCCAATTTGCTGTAGAGAATTTTCAACTGTCTCAGATGGCAGCAGTCAAACTAACTGAAGATACGATTTCTACCGATATCATAAGTGAGCAGGCACACAATTTGGAGCGATATGTTCAAAAATTGAGAAACGAACTGCCAAATTTAGATTCGTTTTCTTGGCGATATAAAGTATTCATTTCTCCTTGA